In one Nicotiana tomentosiformis chromosome 6, ASM39032v3, whole genome shotgun sequence genomic region, the following are encoded:
- the LOC138893786 gene encoding uncharacterized protein has translation MYFPDEEVLSAREDIAESYPGWRMFFDGAANFKGVGIGAVLISEYKQHYPASTKIRFHCTNNMDEYEACILGIRMVVDMNVKKLLVIGDSDLLIHQVQGEWSTKNVKILLVVYLHCVKFTKIEFKYVPRIQNEFADALATLSSMIQHPDKNYIDEEMRDQNAYCFHVDEELDGKPCYHDIRKFLATREYPKNATNGHKRALRRLANNVFLNGKVLYRRTPGYWKKYM, from the coding sequence atgtattttcccgatgaagaagTATTATCTGCTAGAGAAGATATTGCAGAATCGTACCCgggatggagaatgttttttgaTGGAGCAGCAAACTTTAAAGGAGTCGGAATTGGGGCAGTCCTGATATCGGAATATAAACAGCACTATCCAGCATCGACGAAGATAAGATTCcattgtaccaataatatggatGAATACGAAGCGTGCATCCTTGGGATCAGAATGGTAGTCGACATGAACGTCAAAAAACTCTTGGTCATAGGGGATTCTGATCTattgatacaccaagtccaagggGAATGGTCCACCAAAAATGTCAAGATCCTTCTTGTAGTGTACCTGCACTGCGTgaagttcacaaagattgagttcaagTATGTCCCCaggattcagaacgagttcgcTGACGCCCTTGCAACTCTATCATCAATGATtcagcatccagacaagaactaTATCGATGAAgagatgagggatcaaaatgccTATTGCTTCCATGTAGATGAAGAGCTAGATGGTAAACCATGTTATCACGATATTAGAAAATTCCTCGCAACCAGAGAATACCCAAAGAATGCTACTAATGGTCATAAGAGAGCCCTCAGGAGGTTGGCAAACAACGTTTTCCTCAACGGGAAAGTCCTTTACAGGAGGACCCCAGGTTATTGGAAGAAATACATGTAG